A genomic stretch from Aedes albopictus strain Foshan chromosome 2, AalbF5, whole genome shotgun sequence includes:
- the LOC109418896 gene encoding uncharacterized protein LOC109418896 translates to MNKITRIWRQCFHEFHISYDYFWLADALCLISEQRPPLTKRASIRFLWTTLSILHAFQYGCFVIQLIHCLKQSPVNKHQFAAIVNLMIPLAVAVVRGMCLANQRESVLKLKRYINSKICQRDDVRSFELRKQQYRKINRNLAAFHCVTTANSVVWALTAGLHGDEVFKVPFQLTKEFESLQNVIDVGYAVLLIPWCFTLWYSPTQFVPILSFFNTELRIIVAQFDGLFENVKVNYTLELNDRTEMTMAQRTRFWAELDVAFKDAISHHSSYISHFELLRKISRLNFFVFLCSSAAIITFNIFPIIVNPSLEHLPLLLLALQYACESYLCCSMFSSLESENRRIAKYVYGIDWLCEERYDAANELDRIHRKSIKQNALILHQRVNKALAVKAGDMFPLTLETFSHMMKSVYSLLTLLLQSMD, encoded by the exons ATGAATAAAATTACACGTATCTGGAGGCAGTGCTTCCACGAGTTTCACATTAGTTACGATTATTTTTGGCTGGCGGATGCCCTCTGTTTAATATCTG AACAACGACCACCCCTAACAAAACGTGCCTCAATTCGGTTTTTGTGGACGACTCTGAGCATACTGCACGCCTTCCAGTACGGCTGTTTTGTCATCCAGTTGATCCACTGCCTCAAGCAGTCGCCAGTCAACAAGCATCAATTCGCGGCAATCGTAAACCTAATGATCCCACTGGCAGTTGCCGTTGTTCGAGGGATGTGCCTCGCCAACCAACGGGAGTCGGTGCTGAAACTGAAACGCTACATAAATTCGAAAATCTGTCAACGGGACGACGTCCGCTCGTTCGAACTACGTAAGCAACAGTATCGGAAGATCAACCGGAACTTGGCAGCGTTCCATTGTGTGACTACGGCGAACAGTGTCGTTTGGGCACTAACCGCAGGATTGCATGGAGACGAAGTTTTTAAGGTTCCATTCCAGTTGACGAAAGAATTTGAAAGTTTGCAGAACGTGATTGACGTTGGCTACGCAGTTCTGCTAATTCCCTGGTGTTTTACGCTGTGGTACAGCCCGACACAGTTCGTACCAATTTTGAGTTTCTTCAACACCGAGCTTCGGATAATCGTGGCTCAATTTGATGGTCTGTTCGAGAATGTTAAGGTGAACTACACATTGGAGCTAAATGATCGAACTGAAATGACAATGGCGCAACGGACACGTTTCTGGGCTGAACTGGATGTTGCATTCAAAGACGCCATTTCGCATCATTCGTCCTATATCAG TCACTTCGAGCTGCTCAGGAAAATATCCAGACTGAACTTCTTCGTTTTTCTATGTTCAAGTGCCGCTATCATAACTTTCAACATTTTCCCGATTATTGTGAATCCATCGTTGGAGCATTTACCGTTGCTGTTGTTAGCCTTGCAATACGCATGCGAATCCTACTTGTGCTGTTCGATGTTTAGTAGCTTGGAAAGCGAG AATCGTCGAATTGCGAAGTACGTCTACGGGATCGATTGGCTCTGTGAGGAACGATACGATGCAGCTAATGAATTGGATCGAATTCATCGAAAATCTATCAAACAGAATGCCCTAATTCTACACCAGAGAGTCAACAAAGCGTTGGCCGTCAAAGCCGGTGACATGTTTCCCCTTACGCTGGAAACGTTCAGCCATATGATGAAATCCGTCTACTCGCTGCTGACGTTGCTGCTCCAGTCGATGGATTAG